One window of the Pseudofrankia sp. DC12 genome contains the following:
- a CDS encoding Chromate resistance protein ChrB: MTEDAPASGPGGAEAQPGTWVLLAYRVPREPSRPRIAVWRKLERLGVARLGDGLVGLPADARTREQIGWIADEVGEAGGAATVWLAQPTTRTQEREIAEGMRTARAAEYQALLDQAAAAATETEAERTRALRRLRGELRQITRRDFFPPPQRDLAKAAIGALAVPETAATDAPQVQP, from the coding sequence ATGACTGAAGATGCACCGGCTTCCGGGCCGGGCGGCGCTGAGGCGCAGCCGGGGACGTGGGTGCTGCTGGCGTACCGGGTGCCGCGGGAGCCGTCGCGGCCGAGGATCGCGGTGTGGCGGAAGCTGGAACGGCTCGGGGTGGCCCGCCTCGGCGACGGTCTGGTGGGGCTGCCGGCGGACGCGCGGACGCGCGAGCAGATCGGCTGGATCGCCGACGAGGTCGGTGAGGCGGGCGGCGCGGCGACCGTCTGGCTCGCGCAGCCGACCACTCGCACGCAGGAGCGGGAGATCGCCGAGGGGATGCGCACTGCCCGCGCGGCGGAGTACCAGGCGCTGCTCGACCAGGCCGCCGCCGCCGCGACGGAGACTGAGGCGGAGCGGACGCGGGCGCTTCGCCGGCTACGCGGCGAGCTACGTCAGATCACCCGCCGCGACTTCTTTCCACCCCCACAGCGGGATCTGGCCAAGGCGGCCATCGGGGCGCTCGCCGTGCCCGAAACGGCAGCGACCGACGCCCCCCAGGTCCAGCCGTGA
- a CDS encoding phosphotransferase, which produces MLTVPRSWSELTPDWMTAALADACPGALVEAVELDDVADGTNSRARLTLRYAAGAGPERVFVKREGRLLNRLALTALGAREAEPRLVASGLELPLEHPAFYAAAVDRRRLAAVTVMEDVTLRDARANEATRALGVDGVRTGLLGLARMHAAYWGKPLPRELAFVRPWRLGRVWAPVSWASLARALRILRSGGHNGLVPAGVDAGVVERGFRGWATIAAEHPRTLLHGDPHLANTYTLPSGVTGFYDWQLVRTGNWSHDVGYFLVSSLSTADRRDHERDLLADYLTELAGQGGPAPNLAQAWELYRQTPVFGLGTWLHTLSGGGFQPLDVCLAVIERFATAHADHTRTWAPPPRRNAVQPVPR; this is translated from the coding sequence GTGCTGACGGTGCCTCGTTCCTGGTCGGAGCTGACCCCGGACTGGATGACGGCGGCGCTCGCCGATGCCTGTCCCGGCGCCCTTGTCGAGGCCGTCGAGCTCGACGACGTGGCCGACGGGACGAACAGCCGGGCCCGGCTGACGCTGCGTTACGCGGCGGGCGCCGGGCCGGAGCGGGTGTTCGTCAAGCGGGAGGGCCGGCTGCTCAACCGGCTGGCGCTGACCGCCCTGGGAGCGCGGGAGGCCGAGCCCCGGCTGGTGGCCTCGGGGCTGGAGCTGCCGCTCGAACATCCCGCCTTCTACGCGGCCGCGGTAGACCGACGCAGGTTGGCGGCGGTGACGGTGATGGAGGACGTGACCCTGCGCGACGCGCGGGCCAACGAGGCGACCCGGGCGCTGGGAGTGGACGGCGTGCGCACCGGGCTGCTCGGCCTGGCCCGGATGCACGCCGCCTATTGGGGAAAGCCGCTGCCGCGCGAGCTCGCGTTCGTGCGTCCCTGGCGGCTGGGCCGGGTCTGGGCGCCGGTGTCGTGGGCAAGCCTCGCCCGGGCGCTGCGGATCCTGCGGTCGGGCGGGCATAACGGGCTGGTTCCCGCCGGTGTTGACGCCGGCGTCGTCGAGCGTGGTTTCCGTGGCTGGGCCACGATCGCGGCAGAGCACCCGCGCACGCTGCTGCACGGCGACCCACACCTGGCGAACACCTACACCCTGCCGTCGGGCGTCACAGGCTTCTACGACTGGCAACTGGTCCGGACAGGCAACTGGTCCCACGATGTCGGCTACTTCCTGGTCTCCAGCCTCAGCACCGCCGACCGGCGCGACCACGAGCGGGACCTGCTCGCCGACTACCTGACGGAGCTCGCCGGCCAGGGCGGGCCGGCCCCGAACCTCGCGCAGGCCTGGGAGCTCTACCGCCAGACGCCGGTGTTCGGCCTCGGTACCTGGCTGCACACCCTCTCCGGCGGTGGCTTCCAGCCGCTCGACGTGTGCCTGGCCGTCATCGAGCGCTTCGCCACCGCACACGCCGACCACACCCGCACCTGGGCACCACCGCCCCGCCGCAACGCGGTCCAGCCGGTGCCCCGCTGA
- a CDS encoding protein kinase has protein sequence MADVAGVEPLQGGDPKQVGPYQLSGRLGVGGMGSVYLGHTAEGRPVAIKVIRREFAEDADFRRRFLREVRAARRVARFCTAEVLDVDVEGPEPYLVTEYVEGPTLGARVRQDGPLPPAELERLAVAVANALTAIHAAHVVHRDLKPGNILLSASGARVIDFGIAHALESTTLHTRGGIVGTPAYMAPEQALGLDLTPAADVYAWGGVVLYAASGRSPFGEAATPVLLHRLVHDEPDFSCLEGGLLALVRHAMSKDPAARPSAHELLLTLAAGSDVDISASQPVAAATLATGAATAAAAPAAPTGPTPWTTAPSGPGHGDTGQPGAGYPPTLAPPWPVADRPRPRHRTLLAGVAVAVVLLLVGVFVTLYLLSSHGDGGPADLASQKSSAPATAGPTGKPEPGGHAGAGSSATGTAGAAATLPAQPRSWLVFKRFAGDSSINDSPIVVVSPDGTERQLGTGDAPSVAADGRVAYAGVGGQIVTVRPDGTEPRQLATSGDSSAEYPAWSPDGTQIAYFRNTGGLYLMQADGTGARRVAGVHGLETAWSPDGREIVFRDPDSQTLKIVSTADGSVRALTGAPHAGAIPVEPSWSPDGKTIVFGSNDGGVYAIAPDGTGLHQVAGAGSWHPTWSPDGRVVFVRDTSARTFFSATGRAESMKLDGSGVTSVGSVIASGPVQWARG, from the coding sequence ATGGCGGACGTCGCGGGGGTGGAGCCGCTCCAGGGCGGCGACCCGAAACAGGTCGGCCCCTACCAGCTGTCCGGTCGCCTCGGCGTCGGCGGGATGGGCAGCGTCTATCTCGGCCACACTGCCGAGGGCCGCCCCGTGGCGATCAAGGTCATTCGCCGGGAGTTCGCCGAGGACGCTGATTTCCGTCGCCGTTTCCTGCGCGAGGTCCGGGCCGCCCGGCGGGTCGCCAGGTTCTGCACCGCCGAGGTGCTCGACGTCGACGTCGAGGGCCCGGAGCCCTACCTGGTCACCGAGTACGTCGAGGGTCCGACGCTGGGCGCGCGGGTGCGACAGGACGGGCCGCTGCCGCCGGCCGAGCTCGAACGCCTGGCGGTGGCGGTCGCGAACGCGCTGACGGCCATCCACGCCGCGCACGTGGTCCACCGCGACCTCAAGCCCGGCAACATCCTGCTGTCTGCGTCCGGGGCCCGGGTCATCGACTTCGGGATCGCCCACGCGCTGGAGTCCACGACCCTGCACACCCGCGGCGGGATCGTCGGGACTCCCGCGTACATGGCGCCGGAACAGGCGCTGGGCCTCGACCTGACCCCGGCCGCCGACGTGTACGCGTGGGGTGGGGTGGTGCTCTACGCCGCGAGCGGCCGTTCCCCGTTCGGCGAGGCCGCCACACCGGTGCTGCTGCACCGCCTGGTCCACGACGAGCCGGACTTCAGCTGCCTGGAGGGCGGTCTGCTGGCGTTGGTGCGCCACGCCATGAGCAAGGACCCGGCCGCCCGGCCGAGCGCCCACGAGCTGCTCCTGACGCTCGCGGCTGGCTCGGACGTCGACATCAGTGCCTCTCAGCCAGTCGCGGCCGCCACCCTCGCGACCGGCGCCGCGACCGCGGCCGCGGCTCCCGCCGCGCCGACCGGGCCGACCCCGTGGACCACGGCTCCCTCCGGGCCAGGGCACGGTGACACCGGCCAGCCCGGCGCCGGTTACCCGCCGACCCTGGCCCCTCCCTGGCCTGTCGCGGACCGCCCGCGCCCGCGGCACCGGACGTTGCTCGCCGGTGTGGCCGTCGCGGTGGTCCTCCTGCTGGTCGGCGTGTTCGTCACGCTCTACCTGCTCAGTTCGCACGGCGACGGCGGGCCAGCGGACCTGGCGAGCCAGAAGAGCTCCGCGCCGGCCACGGCCGGCCCGACCGGCAAGCCGGAGCCCGGCGGCCACGCGGGCGCCGGATCGAGCGCGACCGGGACGGCCGGGGCGGCGGCCACCCTGCCGGCGCAGCCACGATCCTGGCTGGTCTTCAAGCGCTTCGCGGGCGACAGCTCGATCAACGACAGCCCGATCGTCGTCGTCTCCCCCGACGGCACCGAACGGCAGCTCGGCACCGGCGACGCGCCGTCCGTGGCCGCGGACGGGCGCGTCGCCTACGCGGGCGTCGGCGGTCAGATCGTCACCGTCCGGCCCGACGGCACCGAGCCGCGCCAGCTCGCGACCAGCGGCGACAGCTCGGCCGAGTACCCGGCCTGGTCCCCGGACGGCACCCAGATCGCCTACTTCCGCAACACCGGCGGGCTCTACCTGATGCAGGCGGACGGCACCGGCGCGCGGCGCGTCGCCGGCGTGCACGGGCTGGAGACCGCCTGGTCGCCCGACGGGCGCGAGATCGTGTTCCGCGACCCGGACTCGCAGACCCTGAAGATCGTCTCGACGGCCGACGGTTCGGTACGTGCCCTCACCGGCGCTCCGCACGCCGGCGCGATCCCGGTCGAGCCGTCCTGGTCCCCGGACGGGAAGACGATCGTGTTCGGGTCGAACGACGGTGGGGTCTACGCGATCGCGCCGGACGGCACCGGGCTCCACCAGGTGGCCGGCGCGGGCTCCTGGCATCCGACCTGGTCCCCCGACGGCCGGGTGGTCTTCGTCCGGGACACGTCCGCGCGCACCTTCTTCTCGGCCACCGGGCGGGCCGAGTCCATGAAGCTGGACGGCTCCGGCGTCACGTCGGTCGGCTCGGTGATCGCCAGCGGTCCCGTCCAGTGGGCTCGCGGCTGA
- a CDS encoding DUF4304 domain-containing protein: protein MLRDRVAPELRAVGLSGSGQVFRLKSTSHHVILSFQRSRLAPPGEVHFTANLAIFDRDTWNSARDRDPVLPEQPEPTIFYPTVDGIQTRIGHLAGGSTDIWWKIGELGDAESVAAEVVRAIRSFMIPVIQSAIADKKAPDDIH from the coding sequence ATGCTGCGGGACCGCGTAGCGCCCGAACTCCGCGCTGTCGGACTCTCGGGATCCGGCCAGGTCTTCCGACTTAAGTCCACGTCCCACCATGTGATCCTCTCGTTTCAGCGAAGCAGGCTGGCGCCTCCCGGCGAGGTTCATTTCACGGCGAATCTCGCGATCTTCGACCGCGATACCTGGAACTCCGCGCGAGACCGCGATCCGGTCCTTCCCGAGCAGCCTGAACCGACCATCTTCTACCCAACGGTCGACGGAATCCAGACCAGGATCGGCCACCTCGCCGGCGGATCCACTGATATCTGGTGGAAGATCGGGGAACTCGGCGATGCGGAGTCGGTCGCGGCCGAGGTCGTCCGAGCAATCCGCTCTTTCATGATTCCCGTGATCCAGTCGGCCATCGCGGATAAGAAGGCGCCCGACGACATCCATTGA
- a CDS encoding chromate resistance protein ChrB domain-containing protein produces MRWATRAGVHIDRAASAWLIRRHVDPDADFVFVDDLAAVPSEATPFDLRGAELGHHGGDCTFETILRRYDLADPVLWKLAEIVHEADVDDERFDAPEAAGLDVALRGLSMIHTDADVLALTGPLFDGLYAYHRRALLADGPPA; encoded by the coding sequence GTGAGGTGGGCGACCCGTGCGGGGGTCCACATCGACCGGGCCGCGAGCGCCTGGCTGATCCGCCGCCACGTCGACCCCGACGCTGACTTCGTGTTCGTCGACGATCTGGCGGCGGTGCCGTCGGAGGCCACCCCGTTCGACCTGCGCGGCGCCGAGCTGGGCCATCACGGCGGCGACTGCACGTTCGAGACGATCCTGCGCCGCTACGACCTGGCCGACCCGGTGCTGTGGAAGCTCGCCGAGATCGTGCACGAGGCCGACGTCGACGACGAACGTTTCGACGCGCCGGAAGCCGCCGGTCTGGACGTGGCACTCCGCGGCCTGTCGATGATCCACACCGATGCCGACGTGCTCGCGTTGACCGGACCGCTGTTCGACGGGCTGTACGCCTACCACCGTCGCGCCCTGCTCGCGGACGGCCCACCCGCATGA
- a CDS encoding DUF4276 family protein produces the protein MTTAGPEIATVVEGEGEVAALPILLRRLAHHLGHWTARFPKPHRHHRGKLLSPGGLERVIDQVTLLNPFATGILVLLDADDDCPAALAPSLLTRARQARPDRRVAVVLPNREFEAWFLAAAPSLAGVRGLPADLKAHPDPESPRDCKGWLTHQRTDGHSYRPTVDQSALASEFDLETARQHAPSFDKFCRDVESLLTGSERL, from the coding sequence ATGACCACAGCAGGCCCGGAGATCGCTACCGTCGTCGAGGGCGAAGGCGAAGTCGCCGCCCTTCCCATTCTGCTACGCCGGCTCGCCCACCACCTTGGGCATTGGACGGCGCGGTTCCCGAAACCCCACCGCCACCATCGCGGCAAACTTCTCAGCCCCGGCGGCCTTGAACGCGTCATAGACCAGGTCACGCTTCTCAACCCGTTTGCGACCGGCATCCTTGTACTCCTCGACGCCGACGACGACTGTCCCGCCGCTCTCGCTCCCAGCCTCCTCACCCGCGCCCGACAAGCACGCCCCGACCGACGCGTCGCTGTCGTGCTCCCGAACCGCGAGTTCGAGGCCTGGTTCCTCGCGGCCGCCCCGTCACTCGCCGGAGTCCGGGGTCTACCAGCCGATCTCAAGGCCCACCCCGACCCGGAGAGCCCTCGCGACTGCAAAGGCTGGCTGACCCACCAACGCACCGACGGCCACAGCTATCGCCCGACCGTCGACCAGTCGGCGCTCGCGAGCGAGTTCGACCTCGAGACGGCCCGCCAGCATGCCCCGTCCTTCGACAAGTTCTGCCGAGACGTCGAGAGCCTCCTCACTGGTTCTGAGCGGCTCTAG
- a CDS encoding PP2C family protein-serine/threonine phosphatase, which translates to MVSTGRQPPRPPAAGEPPGTRRWAARIAPLVVLAVVIAVDLTARRNWTLLELLVLCPLSAATLVRPRLTIVYAVLAVLSAILLGLDEDLYSPESRGLLAQFLRVAGVALGGVIAVLVSVYHARRERKLRTVTRVAQVAQLAILAPVAPVVDGVRLAGHYESAAQEATVGGDLYEATESPWGLRLIIGDVRGKGLDAVHLASRVLGGFRMAAARAERLSDIVADLDTEVAKASGLDDFVTAAVVQIKGHRLTVANAGHPDPILLEEDSARPLAPALRQPPLGLGADGTNTIVVSARPGSRLLLYTDGLAEARDPGTGEFIPLLPCAHAAFAHRALDAGLDALVHQLRDWTKNTLSDDVALLAAEIPGPDPPDARPADHLVRQPSSNQGSSTGRGAQLDRRGAAHAAVDGTAHPPGVLGGHQRGRVRDQ; encoded by the coding sequence ATGGTCTCCACAGGCCGCCAGCCGCCGCGCCCGCCGGCCGCCGGCGAGCCGCCAGGCACCAGGCGGTGGGCCGCGCGGATCGCGCCCCTGGTCGTGCTCGCGGTGGTCATCGCCGTCGATCTGACCGCGCGGCGCAACTGGACGCTCCTTGAGCTGCTCGTCCTGTGCCCACTGTCCGCGGCGACCCTTGTCCGGCCGCGGCTCACCATCGTCTACGCGGTCCTGGCGGTGCTGAGCGCGATCCTGCTGGGCCTCGACGAAGATCTGTACAGCCCCGAGAGCCGGGGGCTGTTGGCGCAGTTCCTGCGCGTCGCCGGCGTCGCACTCGGCGGCGTCATCGCGGTCCTGGTCAGCGTCTACCACGCCCGCCGTGAGCGGAAACTACGGACCGTCACCCGGGTGGCGCAGGTCGCGCAGCTCGCCATTCTCGCGCCCGTCGCCCCGGTCGTCGACGGTGTACGACTCGCCGGACACTACGAGAGCGCCGCGCAGGAAGCGACCGTCGGCGGTGACCTCTACGAGGCGACCGAGAGCCCCTGGGGCCTGCGCCTGATCATCGGCGACGTACGCGGCAAGGGACTCGACGCGGTCCATCTCGCGAGCCGGGTACTCGGCGGCTTCCGGATGGCCGCCGCTCGCGCCGAGCGTCTCAGCGACATCGTCGCCGACCTCGACACCGAGGTCGCGAAGGCCAGCGGCCTCGACGACTTCGTCACCGCGGCCGTCGTGCAGATCAAGGGTCACCGACTGACAGTGGCGAACGCCGGACACCCAGACCCGATCCTGCTGGAGGAGGACAGCGCCCGGCCCCTCGCACCCGCGCTGCGACAGCCGCCCCTCGGCCTCGGCGCCGACGGCACCAACACAATCGTCGTCTCGGCACGACCCGGCAGCCGCCTCCTCCTCTACACCGACGGCCTCGCCGAGGCACGCGACCCGGGCACCGGCGAGTTCATCCCCCTCCTGCCCTGCGCGCACGCCGCGTTCGCCCACCGGGCACTGGACGCCGGCCTCGACGCGCTCGTACACCAGCTCCGAGACTGGACCAAGAACACCCTCAGCGACGACGTCGCGCTCCTCGCCGCCGAAATCCCAGGACCAGACCCACCCGACGCCCGCCCGGCTGACCACCTCGTGCGACAGCCCTCCTCGAACCAGGGCAGCAGCACAGGTCGGGGAGCCCAGCTCGACCGTCGTGGCGCAGCGCACGCCGCCGTCGATGGCACCGCACATCCGCCGGGCGTTCTTGGCGGTCATCAGCGCGGCCGGGTACGTGACCAATGA
- a CDS encoding AAA family ATPase, protein MDSGAQPVPFLRRVHIRGFRSVRDAEVTFGPLTVLLGLNGAGKSNLLDGVRFVRDALASTPGHAVVDRQGPAVVLHRGESPAGPRRLSLELDLDVRAPRTPGEPEPEGLSASYAFQLRLDEGAATGTVIEHERCTVTSTETGVSTGYQVHDGRVVEGPDHLMGPITDATTLFLPAAARWPPFAPVHTALRGMAFQTLDTAAMRPARLLLRSGQPVLDPAGERIAEVLDRLTSRYPLAKRRVDDYLGAILPGALGIDALTVDDYQTLRLRMADPDAEHGMRSFSAAAMSDGTLAAAGLLTALFQPATWTGAVPLVAVEDPELGLHAAAIGALFDALIEASDHVQVIVATQSADLLDREDFPLDATRIVTADKGATIVTMVDDTIRQVVHRRLASLGELQRSNQLTPWPDGTDPGRTP, encoded by the coding sequence GTGGACAGCGGTGCTCAGCCGGTGCCATTCCTGCGTCGGGTTCACATCCGGGGTTTCCGTTCGGTCCGGGACGCCGAGGTCACGTTCGGCCCACTCACGGTGCTCCTCGGGTTGAACGGCGCAGGCAAGAGCAACCTGCTGGACGGGGTCCGGTTCGTCCGGGACGCGCTGGCCAGCACGCCAGGCCACGCCGTCGTCGACCGCCAAGGCCCCGCCGTAGTGCTCCACCGGGGCGAATCCCCGGCCGGCCCCCGACGGCTGAGCCTCGAGCTCGATCTCGATGTGCGGGCGCCACGGACGCCGGGCGAGCCTGAGCCCGAGGGCTTGTCGGCCTCCTACGCCTTCCAGCTACGTCTGGACGAGGGCGCCGCGACCGGGACCGTCATCGAGCACGAACGGTGCACGGTCACCAGCACAGAGACTGGCGTATCCACTGGCTATCAGGTGCACGACGGCCGGGTCGTCGAGGGCCCAGACCACCTCATGGGCCCGATCACCGATGCCACCACGCTGTTCCTGCCCGCCGCCGCCCGGTGGCCGCCGTTCGCCCCCGTCCACACCGCGCTGCGCGGGATGGCCTTCCAGACGCTCGACACCGCGGCGATGCGGCCAGCACGCCTGCTCCTGCGCAGCGGACAACCGGTCCTCGATCCAGCGGGTGAGCGGATCGCCGAGGTCCTCGACCGGCTCACCAGCCGTTACCCGCTGGCAAAACGACGCGTCGACGACTACCTCGGCGCGATATTGCCCGGCGCCCTCGGGATCGATGCCCTCACGGTCGACGACTACCAGACCCTGCGGCTGCGTATGGCCGACCCCGACGCCGAGCACGGCATGCGATCCTTCTCCGCCGCCGCGATGTCGGACGGAACGCTCGCGGCCGCAGGGCTACTCACGGCGCTCTTCCAACCAGCCACCTGGACCGGAGCCGTGCCCCTCGTCGCCGTCGAGGACCCTGAGCTGGGTCTGCACGCCGCCGCAATCGGCGCGCTGTTCGACGCGCTCATCGAAGCCAGTGATCACGTGCAGGTCATCGTCGCCACGCAGAGCGCCGACCTCCTCGACCGCGAGGATTTCCCCCTCGACGCCACCCGCATCGTCACCGCCGACAAAGGCGCAACCATCGTGACCATGGTTGACGACACCATCCGCCAGGTCGTCCACCGCCGCCTGGCCTCACTAGGTGAGCTGCAACGCTCCAACCAGCTCACGCCTTGGCCCGACGGGACTGACCCCGGCCGGACTCCATGA
- the chrA gene encoding chromate efflux transporter translates to MVPFRQATRTWFLISLQTFGGPAGQIAVMQRHLVDERRWIGQRRFLHALNYCMLLPGPEAQQLAIYIGWLLNGLRGGLVAGSLFVLPGVAALLGLSALYVGLGDTTVVTGLFAGLAPAVVAIVAQAVWRVGRRALTGPLLVGFAVGAFAALAVLGLPFPLVIALAAVTGWVVHRSRPAMLKGGGERHGGTTDGPPPLIPDQGLHHDPPSARRTAAVLAIGLTAWFLPIALVAATTGTGSVYTQQGLFFSGTAVVTFGGAYAVLSYVAQRAVEHYAWLSAPDMVHGLALAESTPGPLIMVVQFVAFLGAYHHPGALNPWLAGVVASLLTTWVTFVPCFLLVLLGAPHVERLRGNHALSAALTAITAAVVGVIANLGLYFALHTLFATTHTLTTGPLHLQLPDPGTLRLVPVLITGVAAFLIFRSRWPVLRVLGTSATLGLMAGLTHLPGT, encoded by the coding sequence GTGGTTCCGTTTCGCCAGGCGACCCGGACCTGGTTTCTGATCTCGTTGCAGACGTTCGGCGGGCCGGCGGGCCAGATCGCGGTCATGCAGCGACACCTCGTCGACGAACGCCGCTGGATCGGGCAGCGACGCTTCCTGCACGCTCTGAACTACTGCATGCTGCTTCCCGGCCCCGAAGCCCAACAACTGGCGATCTACATCGGCTGGCTACTCAACGGCCTACGCGGCGGCCTCGTCGCCGGAAGCTTGTTCGTCCTGCCCGGCGTGGCCGCCCTGCTGGGCCTGTCCGCGCTCTACGTCGGCCTCGGCGACACCACCGTCGTCACCGGACTGTTCGCCGGCCTCGCACCGGCGGTCGTCGCCATCGTCGCCCAGGCCGTCTGGCGGGTCGGCCGCCGCGCGCTCACCGGGCCGCTGCTCGTCGGGTTCGCGGTCGGCGCGTTCGCCGCCCTGGCCGTCCTCGGTCTGCCGTTCCCCCTGGTCATCGCCCTCGCTGCGGTCACCGGCTGGGTCGTGCACCGCTCGCGGCCGGCGATGCTGAAAGGCGGCGGCGAACGGCACGGCGGCACCACGGACGGGCCACCGCCGCTGATCCCCGACCAGGGGCTGCACCACGACCCGCCCAGCGCCCGCCGCACCGCGGCCGTCCTCGCCATCGGCCTGACGGCCTGGTTCCTGCCCATCGCCCTTGTCGCGGCGACCACCGGCACCGGGAGCGTCTACACCCAGCAGGGCCTGTTCTTCTCCGGCACCGCCGTCGTCACCTTCGGCGGCGCCTACGCCGTGCTCTCCTACGTCGCCCAACGCGCCGTCGAGCACTACGCCTGGCTCTCCGCCCCCGACATGGTCCACGGCCTCGCGCTCGCCGAGTCCACACCCGGACCGCTGATCATGGTCGTCCAGTTCGTCGCGTTCCTCGGCGCCTACCACCACCCAGGCGCCCTCAACCCCTGGCTCGCCGGCGTCGTCGCCTCGCTCCTGACGACCTGGGTGACGTTCGTACCCTGCTTCCTGCTGGTCCTGCTCGGCGCGCCCCACGTCGAGCGTCTCCGCGGAAACCACGCCCTGTCCGCGGCCCTCACCGCCATCACCGCCGCCGTCGTCGGCGTCATCGCCAACCTCGGCCTCTACTTCGCCCTGCACACCCTGTTCGCCACCACCCACACCCTGACCACCGGACCCCTTCACCTCCAGCTTCCCGACCCCGGCACCCTCCGGCTCGTACCAGTCCTGATCACCGGTGTCGCGGCGTTCTTGATCTTCAGGTCGCGCTGGCCGGTGCTTCGCGTCCTCGGGACCAGCGCCACCCTCGGCCTCATGGCCGGCCTCACCCACCTGCCCGGAACCTGA
- a CDS encoding IS4 family transposase, which produces MTDVPDAPSGGGRLTDHIGIGVLTRLVDRDLVDEVLVDTGKREQRVRLLPARVVVYYVMALCLFFGDSYEEVMRTLVDGLRALGSWSKEWRVPTTSAITRARTRLGPEPLRELFERVAVPCARPGVPGAWLGTRRLMAIDGFVLDVPDTPDNDEEFGRSGGAKNPAPFPQAHLVGLGECGTHAINAAEIGPWNTNERKLAQKLLVAFEPGMLVIADRGFYAFQLWADAAETGADLLWRMPAGPHLPVVTPLPDGSYLSFLSDPKVRTRRAVQKHRGQTVLDELSGPTVRVVEYEISNRDGSHELFCLITTILDPDVATSVELAEAYGQRWEFESSLDELKTHQRGRGAVLRSRSPDLVKQEIWALLLTHYAVRQLMSEAAEQADIDPDRLSFIRSLRVIRRQVTRQAGFSPSAPDGGPRLHDHRDM; this is translated from the coding sequence GTGACGGACGTACCGGATGCGCCATCGGGTGGCGGGCGCTTGACCGACCATATAGGCATCGGCGTGTTGACGCGGTTGGTGGACCGGGACCTTGTGGATGAGGTGCTCGTCGATACGGGAAAGCGTGAGCAGCGAGTACGGCTGTTGCCAGCGCGAGTGGTGGTCTATTACGTGATGGCCCTGTGTCTTTTCTTCGGGGATAGCTACGAGGAAGTGATGCGGACGCTTGTGGACGGCCTGCGCGCGCTGGGTTCGTGGTCCAAGGAATGGCGAGTCCCGACGACGAGCGCGATCACGCGTGCCCGTACCCGGCTCGGCCCCGAGCCGCTGCGGGAGTTGTTCGAGCGGGTGGCCGTGCCGTGCGCGCGGCCCGGCGTCCCCGGCGCCTGGCTTGGTACTCGCAGGCTCATGGCGATCGACGGCTTCGTCTTGGATGTACCGGACACGCCCGACAACGACGAGGAATTCGGCAGGTCCGGCGGAGCCAAGAACCCGGCGCCGTTCCCGCAGGCCCATCTGGTCGGGCTCGGTGAGTGCGGAACTCATGCGATCAACGCGGCGGAGATCGGTCCGTGGAACACCAACGAGCGTAAGCTCGCGCAGAAACTGCTGGTGGCTTTCGAGCCAGGGATGCTGGTTATAGCCGACAGAGGTTTCTACGCTTTCCAGCTGTGGGCGGACGCCGCCGAGACCGGCGCGGACCTGCTGTGGCGTATGCCAGCGGGACCCCACCTTCCTGTCGTCACGCCGCTACCGGACGGCTCCTACCTGTCCTTCCTGAGCGACCCGAAGGTCCGTACGCGAAGGGCCGTCCAGAAACATCGCGGGCAGACCGTACTCGACGAGCTGTCAGGTCCCACCGTACGCGTTGTCGAATATGAGATCAGCAACCGTGACGGCAGCCACGAGTTGTTTTGCCTGATCACCACTATTCTCGATCCGGACGTCGCGACCTCGGTCGAACTCGCGGAGGCATACGGCCAACGCTGGGAGTTCGAGTCGAGTCTCGACGAGCTCAAAACCCATCAACGCGGCCGCGGCGCAGTACTACGCTCCCGATCACCCGATCTCGTCAAACAGGAGATATGGGCGCTTCTCCTCACCCACTACGCCGTCCGCCAACTCATGTCTGAGGCCGCCGAACAGGCAGATATCGACCCCGACCGGCTCTCGTTCATACGCTCGCTCCGCGTCATCCGCCGCCAGGTCACCCGGCAGGCGGGTTTTTCCCCCTCAGCGCCTGACGGAGGCCCTCGGCTCCACGATCACAGAGATATGTGA